The Mycolicibacterium aichiense region TGGTGATCGGCGAGGAGACGGTCAAAACCCACCTCAGTTCCATCTATCGCAAGCTGGGGGTCAGTGACCGCACCAGCGCCGCCGCAACAGCGCTGCGGGAAGGCATCTTTCGATGAGCAGTCGTTCGGGCGGTGTGAGTCCGCACGCCGTGCACGGACTGGTCGACGCCGACCGGGAAGTCGCTCTGCTGCTGGACATCATCGCCGCGACGTCGAGCGGGCCCGAGGTGGAACCGATGGCCGCGGCGGTGGCTCGAATGATCACCGCGACAACGGCATCCGATGTCTGCTTCGTGCACGTCCTCGACGACACCGACCAGTCGCTGACCCTGGCCGGTGCCACCCCGCCGTTCGACGAGCAGGTCGGCCGCATCCGGATGCCGCTGGGTTCGGGAGTCTCCGGGTGGGTTGCCAGTCATCGCGAACCCGTGGTGATCGTCAGCGATAAGGAGGCCGATCCGCGTTACGTCCCGATTGCGGCGTTGCGCGGCAAGGACTTTGCCTCGATGGCGTCGGTGCCGATGGAAACCGAGCCCGGCGGTCTGGTGGGGGTGCTCAACGTGCACACCATCGAGCGGCGTGATTTCACCCCGCGCGACATCGAGTTGCTCCTCGTCATCGGGCGGCTGATCGCGGGTGCCCTGCACCAGGCCCGGCTGCACCGACAGCTGTCGGCACGTGAACGCGCGCACGAGAATTTCGCGGAGCAGGTGATCGCCGCTCAGGAAAGCGAACGCCGCCGGCTGGCCGGTGATATTCACGACGGCATCTCGCAGCGCCTGGTCGGACTGACCTACCGACTGGATGCGGCGGCCCGCGCCGTTGACGACCTGGATCAACCGGCGGCCGCCGAGCAGCTGGAAAAGGCCAGGGATCTGGTCGATCTCACGTTGGCCGAGGCCCGGTCGGCGATCGGCGGGCTGCGGCCGCCGGTCCTCGACGACCTCGGTCTGTTGGGCGGCCTGGCCAGCCTCGCCACGTCGATCCCCGAGGTCGACCTGGAACTGCACCTGGCCGACGAGCGGCTGCCCGAGCACATCGAGGTTGCGCTGTATCGCATTGCGCAGGAGTGCTTTCAGAACGTCGTGAAGCATTCTCGTGCGTTGGTCGCCACCGTGACGTTCACGGTCGGGGACGGGGTGGCCAGGCTCGAGGTGGTCGACAACGGAGTGGGATTCGAGACCGGACCGGTCTCGTCGTCGAGTGGTTACGGCATGCTCTCGATGGCCGAGCGTGCCGAGCTGGTCGGCGGCACCCTGACCGTCAGGTCGCGCCCCGGGGCGGGGACCACCGTCACGGTGAGCATCCCCGTCGAGGGCTGAACTCAGCGGCGCAGCGTGCCCGAAGGGGCTTCGCCCCAACGCTTTCGGTATTCGACGGCGAAGCTCCCGAGGTGGTTGAAGCCCCATCGCTCCGCCACCTGCGTCACCGTCACGCCGTCGGCGGGGATGGCATCGGTCAGTTCCTCGTGCACCCGTTCCAGGCGGCGCTCCCGCACGTAGGTCATCGGTGTCATGCCCAGCTCCTCACGGAACCCCTGCTGGATCGACCGGACGCTCATGTGCACGGCCCTGGCCACCGACTCCATGGTGATCCGCTCGGCGAGGTGGTCCTCGATGTAGCTCATGGCGTTCTGCACGACCGCACGGCGCTGGTCGGGTTGGGCCGGCGCCAAGAACTCCGCGTGATAGTTCGACGGTTGCAGATGCAACAGGCTGCTGATCACGAAATCCTCCACCGCGCCGATGCCCTGCCCGCGCTGGATCAGTGAACCCTCGTGGAACACCTCGGTGTGAATCAGCTGGACAGCGGCGTGCCATCGCATGGCGGCTTCGGTGGACATGTCGAACTCCGGGTCGAACACCAGCGGGCGATCCAGCGCGCGACCGAGCAACCGGGTCAGATGCGCGTCCAGGGCCCGCTCCTCGATCCGGATGATCAACTGAGGCGAGTCGTGGTCGAACGCCATCCGCAGCGACGCACCGGGGCTGCTCACCACGGAGCGGATGGTGTTGGCTTCGAAGGAGTGGGCGCGGTGCTCGACCATCGCCCGGCCGTTCATCGGCATGTGCACCGCGTAGTGCGGGCCCACCATCGGGATCTCCACAGCCGCAGCGACGTGCAGGTCGAGGTAGAGCAGGCTGACGTTGCGCAGCCGGACGCCGTGCATGGTCGCCGCGAATCCGGTCGCGTCGTCGCCTGCGACGGTGAGGCGAAGCGGGCCCAGGGTTTTGGCGATCAGCCTCGAGGCGGTCTTGACGTCTTCGGTGTAGAAGATCTCGTTGCCGGCCAGCGCCGGGGGAACTCCGCGGGAGCGGACCTTGCGCCGGACCGGATTGCTGGTGCGCCGGACATCGATGTAGCCCAGTCGGGTGAGCCGCGACATCAGGGCCTACCGGGGTGAACGCGCTGCGGCAGATGAGCCGCCGCTAGTGTCCGTCGCAATCGATCCGCCAGCCTCTCAAACATCGGTCGCGCTTGAACGCGGGTAACTGTTCGTAATTCTGACAGTCATTGCGCGAAAGCGATAGGCAGCCAAGCTCCGGACGGCTACCTTCGGTTCAGGCCAAACTGCCGGGAGGTGCGCATGACAGCTAACGGGCAGGCGGTGTCAGTCACCCCAGCGGACACCCTCCGCGATCGACTCGACGACCCCCATGTCGCGGCCGCGCTCAACACCCTGCTCGACCATGCCGATGTGCTGGCCGTCCTGCTCAGCGGTCTCGACGGCTTCCTCAGTCGTGGCGACACCATCACCGACTCGGTGTCGGCCGCGGTCGCCGAGTTGCGAGGCGTCTCGTCGGCGGCGGTGGTACCCGGTGCCGATGCGCTCAAGAGTGTCGACCTGCAGAGCCTCGCCACCAGCCTGGCGTCGTTGTCCGGCTCGGTCGTGACCGCCGCACCCGCACTGAACACCGTGCTGTCCTCGGGGCTCACCGATCCGGAGACCGCGGCGGTGCTCGCCTCCATCGGCGACGCCCTCGGCGACGGCAAGGCAGGTGCGGCGAATCCGCCCAAGGGCGTCTACGGGCTGTGGAAGGCCACCAAAGACCCCGACTTCGCCCGCGGTCTCGGCTTCCTCATCGCCGTCGCCACATCTTTTGGCCGCCGGGTGAACCGGTAGTGCCCGCCCGTATCTCGCTCGTGCGCTTGACCGTCGGTCATCACTACCGGCCTGGCCCCGGGTCGCTCTCTGAGAGGAGTTCGAATGGCTTCTGTTCTGTGGTTCCAGGGAGGTGCGTGTAGTGGCAACACGATGTCTTTCCTCAATGCGGAGGAACCCAACGTCGTCGACCTGATCGTCGACTTCGGCCTGGATCTGATCTGGCATCCGTCGCTCGGTCTGGAACTCGGCAAGAACGCCCAGAAGGTGTTCTGGGACTGCGCCAAAGGTGAACGCCCCCTGGACATCTTCGTCTTCGAGGGCACGGTCATCGAAGCGCCCAACGGCACCGGGCGGATGGACATGTTCGCTGATCGGCCGATGAAGGACTGGGTCACCGACCTGGCCGGCGCCGCTCAGATCGTCGTGGCGATCGGAGACTGCGCCTGTTGGGGCGGCATCCCCGCGATGGAGCCCAATCCGTCGGCCTCGACCGGTCTGCAGTTCCACAAGCGGGACAAGGGCGGTTTCCTCGGGCCCGACTTCCGCTCCAAGATGGGACTTCCCGTCATCAACATTCCGGGTTGCCCCGCGCACCCAGACTGGATCACCCAGATCATCGTGGCGCTTGCCACCGGGCGTGCCGGTGACATCGCACTCGACGAACTGCACCGGCCCGAGACGTTCTTCAAGACGTTCACTCAAACCGGCTGCACCCGCGTGCAATTCTTCGAATACAAACAGTCGACGATGTCCTTCGGTGAAGGCACCCGGACAGGCTGCCTGTTCTACGAGTTCGGCTGCCGCGGACCGATGACGCACTCGCCGTGCAATCGCATCCTCTGGAACCGGCAGTCGTCCAAGACCCGTGCCGGAATGCCGTGCCTGGGCTGCACGGAGCCGGAGTTTCCGCATTTCGATCTGGCGCCCGGAACGCTGTTCAAGACCCAGAAGGTCGGCGGGGTGATCCCCAAGGAAGTGCCGGAGGGATCCGATCACCTGACATACATGGCGCACGCGGCGGCCGCCCGTATCGCCGCGCCGCAGTGGTCCAAAGAAGACATGTTCGTCGTCTAGGACCAGCCAAATCGCCAGCCCTGGTTCAGCTCTCACCTCTTGGAGGACAATCTCATGACCGCGCTCGACCTTTACGTCAGCCCACTGGGACGTGTCGAGGGTGACCTCGACGTCCGGGTCACCATTGACGACGGCGTCGTGACGTCGGCGTGGACGGAGGCCGCGATGTTCCGCGGCTTCGAGATCATCCTGCGGGGCAAGGACCCGCAGTCCGGTCTCGTCGTGTGTCCCCGCATCTGCGGGATCTGCGGCGGCAGCCATCTGTACAAGTCCGCCTACGCTCTGGACACCGCGTGGCGCACCCACATGCCGGCGAATGCGACGCTGATCCGCAACATCGCCCAGGCATGCGAAACGCTGCAGTCGATTCCCCGCTACTTCTATGCGCTGTTCGCCATCGACCTGACCAACAAGAACTACGCGAAGTCGAAGCTCTACGACGAGGCGGTTCGCCGGTTCGCACCGTACGTCGGTACCAGTTACCAACCGGGAGTGGTGCTTTCGAACAAGCCGGTCGAGGTCTATGCGATCTTCGGCGGGCAGTGGCCGCATTCGAGCTTCATGGTGCCCGGTGGCGTCATGTGTGCGCCCACCCTGTCGGACGTGACGCGCTCGATCGCGATCCTGGAGCACTGGAAGGACAACTGGCTCGAAGGCCAGTGGCTGGGCTGCAGCATCGACCGCTGGCTGGAGAACAAGACCTGGGACGACGTTCTGGCCTGGGTCGACGAGAACGAGTCCCAGTACAACAGTGACTGCGGCTTTTTCATCCGCTACGCCCTCGACATCGGCCTGGACAAGTACGGCCAGGGTGTCGGCAACTACATCGCCACCGGTACCTACTTCGACCCGACGCTGTACGAGAACCCCACCATCGACGGCCGCAACGCGGCGCTGATCGGCCGGGGCGGGATCTACGCCAAAGGCCAGTGGTACGAGTTCGATCAGGCCAACGTTCGCGAGGACGTCGCCCACTCGTTCTACGAAGGCAGCACCCCGCTGCACCCGTTCGACGGGGAGACCATCCCGGTCGACCCCGAAGAGGGCAGGAAGCAGGGCAAGTACAGCTGGGCCAAATCACCGCGCTATGCCGTCGGAGACCTGGGCACGATTCCGCTGGAGGCGGGTCCGCTGGCCCGGCGGATGGCCGCAGCCGGCCCGAACGCCGGAGCGCATCAGGACAACGATCCGCTCTTCGGTGACATCTACAGCAAGATCGGCCCCAGCGTGTTGGTGCGCCAGCTCGCCCGAATGCATGAGGCGCCCAAGTACTACAAGTGGGTGAAGTCCTGGCTCGACCAGCTGGACCTGAAGGAAAGCTTCTACACCAAGCCTGTCGAATATGCCGAGGGCAAGGGGTTCGGCTCCACCGAGGCGGCCCGCGGCTCGCTCAGCGACTGGATCGTGCTGGAAGACAACAAGATCAAGAACTACCAGGTCGTCACCCCGACAGCGTGGAACATCGGGCCACGGGACGGCAACGAGGTCCTGGGTCCGATCGAGAAGGCGCTGGTGGGCTCACCGATCGTCGATCCCGACGACCCGGTCGAGCTCGGACATGTGGCACGCAGCTTCGACTCCTGCCTGGTGTGCACCGTGCACGCCTACGACGGCAAGACAGGCAAGGAGCTCTCGAAGTTCGTCATAAACGGAATGGTGTGATCCCGGCGGTCGAGCCTGGGGCACACGACTCCCACAGCAACCCAGGCGGTTCCGATATCAGCAACCCCTCGCTCGATATCGGGCCGCCTGGGTGTGCGGTTTTGGTGGTGGGCTGCGGCAATCTGCTGCGCGGCGACGACGGTGTCGGACCGGTTCTGGTCCGGCACCTGTGGGAGCGTGGTGTGCCCGCGGGCGCTCGTCTGGTCGATGGCGGCACCGCGGGCATGGATGTCGCGTTCCAGATGCGGGGCGCCGAGCGGGTCGTCATCATCGACGCCTCGGCGACCGGCGCGACCCCGGGGACCATCTACCGCGTCCCCGGCGAGGAGCTGGCCGACCTGCCACCCCTGCAAGGCTTGCACACCCACTCGTTCCGGTGGGACCACGCCATCGCCTTCGCGCACTGGGCGTTGGCCGATGCCTGCCCCAGCGATATCACGGTGTTCTTGATCGAGGCGGGCGGCGTTGAGCTGGGCGCTGACCTCTCCGAGCCCGTGCTGGCCGCGATGGAGCAGGTGATCGACGTTCTCGAGCGAGATTTTCTGGGGCCGTTGCGACCTCCGGGGGGCGACGACATCTCGGTACAGTTCACCGACGACGGATATCTGCGCCTCGATGCGTCGTTGGCGGCCAGCCGATTCCCCTCGGATGCCGTCGCGGCGATGGTGCGCGGTGACGATTTGTGGTTGTTCCCGCTGCGCGGCCCTCGCAGCGGGGGGCTGCTGCTCAAACAGCGCAACCCCGCGGGCGACCGGTCGCTGCTGATCCGGGAAGTGCTGGCGGATCGCCTCGTCACCGGCGTTCATCGGGCATTCTGGGACGATGCCCAACAGGCGTTGCGGATTCCGCTGGAGTCGGCGCGGTGATCGTGATGTGTGACGAGCCCCGGCCCAAGACCACCGTCCGCAAGGACAGCTCGTCGGACGAGGCCGTGGATGTGCAGACCGTCGTCGTGGAGGAACGGGGCCGGTGGGCGGTCGACATCGTCGTGGTCTTCGCCGACGGGGTGGTGCGCAAGCGCATCGACACCCACCACACCAAGGCCCGCGCCGAACTGTCGGCCCGACTGATCAAACGCGCCGCCGAGCGCGATATCCGCGGTCCCATCCACGGATGACGGGAGACGAGCAGTGACCGCCCTTGCCAACACCGAACCGGTTGACACCGATATCCTTGCGGTGCGACCGCAACCGCTCGGCGCTTTCCCACTCCCGCTGGGATACATGCTGATTCCGGCATCCGCCGACACCGAGGACGCCCGCGCCGCGCTGCTCGCAGGCAACGTGCCGCAGTGGCCTGAGGCGCTGCGAGCACACGAGCTGGCATTGGCCGGTGACCGTGACGGCGCCCTCAAGCTGCTGACCGGCCATGATCCGGTCAGCCGTTACAACCGGTTCGTGATGGACCCGGATGGCGAGGATCCCGCGGAATTACGCTCGCTGCTGGGCGATTTCGGAGTTCTCGTCGATGTCGTGCTGTTCGCCGTCGGCCGCTCGGACGTCGCGCCAGAGCTGGGTTCGGCCGGCGCCGAGCTCGCGGCCCTGGTGTTGTCGACCCAGGCCAGCAGTGCGTTCAACGACGGCGACGCGGCCCGGGCCACCGCATTGCTCGACCAGGCGGCCGACGAGGCGGCCCCGGTGTCCAAGCCGTTGTACGGGGTGCTGCTCGGTGCGGCAGCGTCGATCGCCGCTCACGGCGGCCATCCTGATGCCGTCCGGCGTTTCGAGACTGCGCTCGAAGGTCTGGAGGGCGCTGACGGTCTGCGCATCGCTCGGGCCGAACTGCACCTGAACCTGGCGGGGCTGTTACACGAGCAGGCGCCGGAGCGGCCGGAGCTGCTGGCAGCTGTTGTGCCGCATTACCATTCGGCACTGCAGCTGGTGCTGCGTGAGGAGGCACCGCTGCTGTGGGCGTCGGCGCACGCCAACCTGGCGACCGCCTACCTCACCATGCCGATGACCGAGGCCTCCGGCCAGCTGCGATTGGGGATCGCGGCGCAGTCGCTGCGCTCGGCGCTCAAGGTGTACACCCGCGAGGACTACCCCGAACAGTGGGCCAGCGTGCAGCTGAACCTGGCGAATTCGTTGGTGTACACCCCGTCCAAGCACCAGGCCGACAACCTGGTCGAGGCCGTCGAACTGTACGAGGCGGTCCTCGACGCGCGCAGCCGCGACAGCGATCCGATGGGCCGGGCCAGGGTCCTGGCCAATCAGGGCAACGTGTTGGCGCATCTCGGTTCCTTCGACCAGGCCAAAGCCAAACTGTACGAAGCCCGGTTCCTGTTCGAGGAACTCGGCGACGGCGACTCGGTGCGAGCGGTGCGCGGCGTACTCGACGAGATCGCCCGGCAGGTCACACTGGGCAGGACGGCCGGTAGCGATGTCGACGACCACTGAACGGCCGGTCGCCGAGCCGACGTTCGAACAGCTCGCCAAGCGGGTCGATGACGCGGTCGCCGCGCTGGGCGCTCTGGATCCCTCGGCACGCGCGGTTGCCGAGGAGCTCAAGGCGGCGATCGAGCAGATCCACCGTGCCGGGCTGGTGACCATGGTGCGCCGGATGCGGTCCGACGACCTCGCGCGGGATGTGTTGTTCGAGTTGGTGGACGATCCGACCGTGCATCTGTTGCTGTCGTTGCACGGGATCGTGCGCCCCGATCCGGTCACCCACGCCAACCAGGTACTGGCCTCGGTGCGTCCGCAACTGCACAGCCATGGCGGGGATGTGGCTTTGGTGCGGGTGGACGACGGCACGGCGTACGTCCGCCTGGAGGGAGCGTGCAACGGCTGTTCCATGTCAGCGGTGACGTTGCGCAACCTGGTGGAAGAGGCTCTGGTGCAGGGTGTTCCGGCGATCTCGGCGGTGGAGGTCATGCCGAACGAGCCGACACCGACACTGATTCCGGTCGAGGCGCTCCGGATCGGGCGTGACCCGGCCGGTGACGGCTGGGTCGAGGTGGGCCCGGCCGCAGATCTGGCCGTCGACGATCTGTCACCGCTGAGCGTGACCACGCCCGACGGTGAGCGCGCCGACGTGATCGTGGTCAATGCGGGCCGGCGACTGTCGGCCTATCGCAACGAATGTGCGCACGAAGCACTTCCGCTGGACAACGCGATACTCGACCTGGGCACCAACACACTGACCTGTCCATGGCACGGCTTCTGCTATGACGCGACGTCGGGGGAGTGTCTCAGCGCTCCCGGCGCGCAGCTGGAACAGCTCCCGTTGCGTGTCGACGACGGTGTCGTCTGGGTTCGCGTCGGCGGATGAGCCGCTACACCGTCCGGCACAACGTGAGCGGACTGGGCACCCGCGTCGACGTGATACCCGACGTCGATCGCACGGATGGCTGGTCACCCATGCTGTGGCTGGGCGCACCGGCACCGGGCGGGCTGGCACTTCCGCCGGCGAAACCGTCCCTGTCCTGGATGTATTCGCCACGCGGCGTGTTC contains the following coding sequences:
- a CDS encoding GAF domain-containing sensor histidine kinase, with amino-acid sequence MSSRSGGVSPHAVHGLVDADREVALLLDIIAATSSGPEVEPMAAAVARMITATTASDVCFVHVLDDTDQSLTLAGATPPFDEQVGRIRMPLGSGVSGWVASHREPVVIVSDKEADPRYVPIAALRGKDFASMASVPMETEPGGLVGVLNVHTIERRDFTPRDIELLLVIGRLIAGALHQARLHRQLSARERAHENFAEQVIAAQESERRRLAGDIHDGISQRLVGLTYRLDAAARAVDDLDQPAAAEQLEKARDLVDLTLAEARSAIGGLRPPVLDDLGLLGGLASLATSIPEVDLELHLADERLPEHIEVALYRIAQECFQNVVKHSRALVATVTFTVGDGVARLEVVDNGVGFETGPVSSSSGYGMLSMAERAELVGGTLTVRSRPGAGTTVTVSIPVEG
- a CDS encoding AraC family transcriptional regulator, coding for MSRLTRLGYIDVRRTSNPVRRKVRSRGVPPALAGNEIFYTEDVKTASRLIAKTLGPLRLTVAGDDATGFAATMHGVRLRNVSLLYLDLHVAAAVEIPMVGPHYAVHMPMNGRAMVEHRAHSFEANTIRSVVSSPGASLRMAFDHDSPQLIIRIEERALDAHLTRLLGRALDRPLVFDPEFDMSTEAAMRWHAAVQLIHTEVFHEGSLIQRGQGIGAVEDFVISSLLHLQPSNYHAEFLAPAQPDQRRAVVQNAMSYIEDHLAERITMESVARAVHMSVRSIQQGFREELGMTPMTYVRERRLERVHEELTDAIPADGVTVTQVAERWGFNHLGSFAVEYRKRWGEAPSGTLRR
- a CDS encoding DUF1641 domain-containing protein, whose translation is MTANGQAVSVTPADTLRDRLDDPHVAAALNTLLDHADVLAVLLSGLDGFLSRGDTITDSVSAAVAELRGVSSAAVVPGADALKSVDLQSLATSLASLSGSVVTAAPALNTVLSSGLTDPETAAVLASIGDALGDGKAGAANPPKGVYGLWKATKDPDFARGLGFLIAVATSFGRRVNR
- a CDS encoding hydrogenase, translated to MASVLWFQGGACSGNTMSFLNAEEPNVVDLIVDFGLDLIWHPSLGLELGKNAQKVFWDCAKGERPLDIFVFEGTVIEAPNGTGRMDMFADRPMKDWVTDLAGAAQIVVAIGDCACWGGIPAMEPNPSASTGLQFHKRDKGGFLGPDFRSKMGLPVINIPGCPAHPDWITQIIVALATGRAGDIALDELHRPETFFKTFTQTGCTRVQFFEYKQSTMSFGEGTRTGCLFYEFGCRGPMTHSPCNRILWNRQSSKTRAGMPCLGCTEPEFPHFDLAPGTLFKTQKVGGVIPKEVPEGSDHLTYMAHAAAARIAAPQWSKEDMFVV
- a CDS encoding nickel-dependent hydrogenase large subunit, which codes for MTALDLYVSPLGRVEGDLDVRVTIDDGVVTSAWTEAAMFRGFEIILRGKDPQSGLVVCPRICGICGGSHLYKSAYALDTAWRTHMPANATLIRNIAQACETLQSIPRYFYALFAIDLTNKNYAKSKLYDEAVRRFAPYVGTSYQPGVVLSNKPVEVYAIFGGQWPHSSFMVPGGVMCAPTLSDVTRSIAILEHWKDNWLEGQWLGCSIDRWLENKTWDDVLAWVDENESQYNSDCGFFIRYALDIGLDKYGQGVGNYIATGTYFDPTLYENPTIDGRNAALIGRGGIYAKGQWYEFDQANVREDVAHSFYEGSTPLHPFDGETIPVDPEEGRKQGKYSWAKSPRYAVGDLGTIPLEAGPLARRMAAAGPNAGAHQDNDPLFGDIYSKIGPSVLVRQLARMHEAPKYYKWVKSWLDQLDLKESFYTKPVEYAEGKGFGSTEAARGSLSDWIVLEDNKIKNYQVVTPTAWNIGPRDGNEVLGPIEKALVGSPIVDPDDPVELGHVARSFDSCLVCTVHAYDGKTGKELSKFVINGMV
- a CDS encoding hydrogenase maturation protease, which encodes MVGCGNLLRGDDGVGPVLVRHLWERGVPAGARLVDGGTAGMDVAFQMRGAERVVIIDASATGATPGTIYRVPGEELADLPPLQGLHTHSFRWDHAIAFAHWALADACPSDITVFLIEAGGVELGADLSEPVLAAMEQVIDVLERDFLGPLRPPGGDDISVQFTDDGYLRLDASLAASRFPSDAVAAMVRGDDLWLFPLRGPRSGGLLLKQRNPAGDRSLLIREVLADRLVTGVHRAFWDDAQQALRIPLESAR
- a CDS encoding NifU family protein; this translates as MSTTTERPVAEPTFEQLAKRVDDAVAALGALDPSARAVAEELKAAIEQIHRAGLVTMVRRMRSDDLARDVLFELVDDPTVHLLLSLHGIVRPDPVTHANQVLASVRPQLHSHGGDVALVRVDDGTAYVRLEGACNGCSMSAVTLRNLVEEALVQGVPAISAVEVMPNEPTPTLIPVEALRIGRDPAGDGWVEVGPAADLAVDDLSPLSVTTPDGERADVIVVNAGRRLSAYRNECAHEALPLDNAILDLGTNTLTCPWHGFCYDATSGECLSAPGAQLEQLPLRVDDGVVWVRVGG